A portion of the Rhizoctonia solani chromosome 6, complete sequence genome contains these proteins:
- a CDS encoding Hybrid signal transduction histidine kinase produces MDVLLPRHRCIGNQRSSSLPVELYTPDILENPAEKTSLGGHPQSPTHCQCPGEKIKHSGQSKREDVNTKSHLHDEWSYLRPDERGAELGREARVWKVYVGETEKWDKEMIEGWEKSMDALLVFAALFSAVTAAFLIESSGMLKQDPNDISAAALLIISQAAIAIATNNASVKEPTLPKQGIIWPSDFAPSQSAIIINTLWYTSLTLSIATAFMAMLAKDWCYSFGAKRTGHPFDQAHRRQRKWELIERWKMQELIQALPFMIHLSLCLCVYLWDLNHTVAIPIVCIAGAFLAFYLWSSLIASIEEFFPYTTIVSRILRSGSLLSLYPPIRKILSQVTFALAQLYVWAIYLYLALAYIPAGIITAVFALLMALDKYSLRIFIKSPGVLSSLIESFWSTAAFLPVLPWYFVGALCSPIHSGISHALKRLQLTQDLTTSLALSWLIKHCESPSAVDIALQAIAGAGQGFPKEPLLSCQAIVKIMQLVVSHDSSYEDDARNDRYIRGLKFLGFNSSLISVDKKYKPEEDIKVMVWDLKAKRERKIADFIKDGSFVPSDNNFQAIKIGNSVAPRCLDLLTGETETTAKTLGAITQLLSGHLVSKTERLHPAALHSLAKAAALYASLLTSPKIPPNLVNLCMAYCEELAHGYYYGDSTCDFGTGVMFILCVLLHGNSSIGKHRPTGLLSKLEHRACSSRAIHMLLDTYTEDEKLQQEIFWVACFEILSNASIYGLEKGANDWETLEYWCTQRATESLTRLSPPLSQTYTWDNDERMIKISRKRFVDATTQVYGLIIVSRPLARPPHLPDSIYTILTVIACSSSPGTWEFQECNKLLAQSQLPKLSKGLVDNICAQNIAHLYTEPLCMTPLSIFVDAYARNPQSDAQRHFSAIQLWLLFRLAEQVSLINSEEKRLRLRRNLGAMIRTIPELRNKSLDRVQEEIETLIIENYRRDHSANGAVVNKNNSPQSIWDRITFRLKAWRLNTSTGSTLLQIGNCHNLEENGLPVDTEARILAVKYQREYTLRIIKLILEIRGVQGNQDLIPLMEEDCKGLSAGVRMRLNLSGLKLGPPVQSRDKPGPETTPVVEPLPVSDEPGYVAVEVHKLPNPSHSENYSCDMGLHRLFYGSSEAL; encoded by the exons ATGGATGTTCTCTTACCTCGTCATCGATGTATAGGTAACCAACGAAGTTCAAGTCTTCCAGTAGAGCTCTACACTCCAGACATCCTCGAGAACCCCGCCGAGAAAACA TCGCTCGGTGGGCACCCACAATCTCCAACTCACTGCCAGTGCCCCGGAGAGAAGATAAAACACTCCGGACAATCAAAAAGGGAAGATGTAAATACCAAG TCGCATTTGCACGATGAGTGGTCATATCTGAGACCCGACGAACGTGGCGCAGAGTTGGGCAGGGAGGCGAGGGTTTGGAAGGTCTACGTGGGGGAGACTGAAAAATGGGATAAGGAGATGATTGAAGGATGGGAAAA GTCCATGGATGCACTATTAG TTTTT GCGGCATTATTCTCGGCTGTAACAGCTGC TTTTTTGATCGAAAGCTCGGGTATGCTCAAGCAAGATCCCAACGACATCTCTGCGGCGGCTTTACTTATTATTTCTCAAGCCGCGATAGCCATTGCTACCAACAACGCCTCTGTTAAAGAGCCCACCTTACCCAAGCAAGGTATTATATGGCCATCCGATTTCGCCCCTTCCCAAAGCGCTATCATAATCAATACCTTATGGTACACGTCCCTCACCCTCAGCATCGCAACTGCGTTCATGGCTATGCTCGCCAAGGACTGGTGCTATTCGTTTGGAGCCAAGCGCACAGGACACCCCTTTGACCAGGCACACCGGCGACAACGCAAATGGGAACTAATCGAACGCTGGAAAATGCAAGAGTTGATTCAAGCTCTTCCCTTCATGATACATCTATCGTTAT GCTTATGCGTCTACCTTTGGGATCTAAACCATACTGTTGCGATCCCTATTGTGTGCATTGCTGGGGCGTTTTTAGCCTTTTATCTCTGGTCCAGCTTAATTGCGAGTATTGAGGAATTTTTCCCATATACTACTATTGTCTCCCGGATTCTGCGTTCCGGCAGCCTTCTATCACTCTACCCGCCTATTCGTAAAATTTTATCCCAGGTCACATTTGCATTAGCTCAGCTCTACGTTTGGGCTATTTACCTTTACTTGGCCCTTGCATACATCCCAGCTGGGATAATAACTGCAGTATTTGCTCTTCTGATGGCTCTAGATAAGTATTCGTTACGCATTTTCATCAAATCACCCGGCGTACTCTCTAGCCTTATCGAATCATTCTGGTCTACTGCTGCCTTTTTACCGGTTTTGCCGTGGTACTTTGTTGGTGCTTTGTGCTCCCCTATCCACTCTGGGATCAGCCATGCGCTAAAAAGGCTTCAACTAACTCAAGATCTTACAACAAGCCTCGCGCTCAGTTGGCTCATAAAGCATTGCGAGTCCCCGAGTGCGGTTGATATAGCACTTCAAGCAATTGCCGGAGCGGGCCAGGGGTTCCCAAAGGAACCATTGCTATCATGCCAGGCGATTGTGAAAATTATGCAACTCGTTGTTTCGCATGATTCTTCCTATGAAGACGACGCTCGTAACGATCGCTACATCCGAGGTCTCAAGTTTTTGGGCTTCAATTCTTCGTTGATATCAGTGGACAAAAAGTATAAGCCCGAAGAAGATATTAAAGTGATGGTTTGGGATCTCAAGGCCAAGCGTGAGCG AAAGATTGCTGACTTTATTAAGGACGGGAGCTTTGTTCCAAGCGATAACAACTTTCAAGCAATAAAGATTGGCAATTCTGTCGCGCCCCGGTGTCTCGATTTATTGACAGGAGAGACCGAAACTACCGCCAAGACTCTTGGCGCAATTACTCAACTACTTTCTGGTCATCTTGTGTCCAAGACTGAAAGACTTCACCCTGCTGCGCTGCATTCTCTTGCCAAGGCAGCGGCGCTATATGCATCTCTGTTGACTTCTCCCAAAATACCCCCTAATCTGGTTAATTTGTGTATGGCTTATTGCGAAGAGCTGGCCCATGGATACTATTATGGGGACTCTACGTGCGACTTTGGAACCGGAGTCATGTTCATCTTATGCGTTTTATTACACGGGAATTCTAGTATTGGGAAACATCGCCCGACGGGGCTGCTCTCAAAGCTTGAACATCGAGCCTGCTCATCGCGAGCGATTCATATGCTGTTGGACACGTACACCGAAGATGAGAAACTTCAGCAAGAGATATTTTGGGTGGCCTGCTTTGAGATTCTATCCAATGCTTCGATATATGGCCTAGAAAAAGGTGCCAACGATTGGGAAACTCTCGAATATTGGTGCACCCAACGTGCCACTGAATCCTTGACCCGGCTATCCCCTCCACTTTCTCAAACGTATACATGGGACAACGATGAACGGATGATCAAAATTTCACGCAAACGATTTGTTGACGCGACTACCCAGGTCTATGGTCTTATCATCGTATCGCGCCCGTTAGCCCGACCCCCCCATCTTCCTGACTCAATATACACCATATTGACGGTTATCGCCTGCAGTAGCTCGCCTGGAACCTGGGAGTTTCAAGAATGCAACAAATTGCTTGCACAATCTCAGCTACCAAAACTAAGCAAAGGTCTTGTCGATAATATATGCGCGCAAAATATCGCCCACTTGTATACCGAACCCTTGTGTATGACGCCGCTATCAATATTTGTGGATGCCTACGCTCGGAATCCTCAGTCGGACGCCCAGCGACATTTTTCAGCCATCCAACTTTGGCTACTATTCCGCCTCGCAGAGCAAGTGTCTTTGATTAACAGTGAGGAGAAGCGTTTGCGATTGAGAAGAAACCTTGGAGCCATGATCCGGACCATTCCAGAGCTTCGAAACAAAAGTCTTGATCGAGTTCAAGAGGAAATCGAAACATTGATAATCGAAAACTATAGAAGAGACCATTCAGCAAATGGCGCAGTAGTAAATAAGAACAATAGTCCACAATCCATTTGGGATCGTATCACTTTCCGCTTAAAG GCATGGCGCCTGAATACCAGTACAGGGAGTACACTGTTACAGATTGGCAACTGCCATAATTTAGAAGAAAACGGTCTCCCAGTGGACACAGAAGCTCGTATACTGGCAGTAAAATACCAAAGAGAGTATACGTTGCGGATCATCAAGCTAATTCTCGAGATACGCGGAGTACAAGGAAATCAAGATCTAATACCACTGATGGAAGAGGACTGCAAAGGGCTTTCCGCTGGCGTTAGAATGCGCCTCAACCTATCGGGCTTGAAGCTCGGGCCACCAGTTCAATCCAGAGACAAACCTGGTCCAGAAACAACACCCGTGGTGGAACCACTGCCAGTGTCTGATGAACCTGGATATGTGGCAGTTGAAGTACATAAATTACCTAATCCGTCCCACTCGGAGAATTACAGCTGTGATATGGGCTTGCATAGATTGTTTTACGGGTCCTCCGAGGCCCTGTAA